A part of Larkinella insperata genomic DNA contains:
- the rpsK gene encoding 30S ribosomal protein S11, with protein sequence MAQAKRKDKAKKRVVVVEPVGQVHIRASFNNIIISITNSSGQVISWASAGKMGFKGSKKNTPYAAQTAAQNCATVAHDLGMRKAEVFVKGPGSGRESAIRTIQNSGIEVTSIKDITPLPHNGCRPPKRRRV encoded by the coding sequence ATGGCTCAGGCAAAACGCAAGGATAAAGCGAAAAAACGGGTAGTAGTGGTTGAACCTGTTGGTCAGGTTCACATCCGGGCTTCGTTCAACAACATCATCATTTCTATTACTAACAGTTCCGGCCAGGTAATCTCTTGGGCGTCGGCAGGTAAAATGGGCTTTAAAGGCTCAAAGAAGAACACGCCGTATGCCGCACAGACTGCTGCTCAGAACTGCGCCACGGTAGCGCATGACCTAGGAATGCGCAAAGCCGAAGTTTTTGTTAAAGGACCGGGTTCAGGCCGTGAATCGGCTATCCGTACTATCCAGAACTCTGGTATTGAAGTGACGTCGATCAAAGATATCACTCCGTTGCCCCACAACGGTTGCCGCCCCCCCAAACGCCGTCGCGTTTAA
- the rpsD gene encoding 30S ribosomal protein S4 — protein sequence MARYTGPKAKISRKFGEPILGPSKALQKKAYGPGQHGRGRKRKQSEYAVQLQEKQKVKYIYGILERQFRGLFHRAVVKEGITGENLLKLCEARLDNTVYRLGIAPTRRAARQLVSHKHIAVDGEVVNIASYSLKPGQLISVREKSKSLEAVSASLSTRGAKRYNWLEWDQQQLQGKFTNYPERDQIPENVNEQLVVELYSK from the coding sequence ATGGCAAGATACACCGGCCCCAAGGCCAAAATCTCCCGCAAATTTGGTGAGCCAATCCTCGGCCCCAGCAAAGCATTACAAAAGAAAGCCTATGGTCCTGGTCAACACGGACGTGGCCGCAAACGGAAACAGTCAGAATATGCTGTTCAGTTGCAGGAAAAACAAAAAGTAAAGTATATCTACGGTATTCTGGAGCGTCAGTTCCGGGGCTTATTCCACCGGGCCGTTGTGAAAGAGGGAATTACGGGTGAAAACCTGCTGAAACTTTGCGAAGCACGTCTGGATAATACAGTTTATCGTTTGGGCATTGCTCCAACGCGTCGGGCCGCCCGTCAATTGGTATCACACAAACACATTGCCGTTGATGGCGAAGTGGTAAATATAGCTTCTTATTCATTGAAGCCCGGTCAGTTGATCAGCGTTCGTGAGAAATCAAAATCACTCGAAGCCGTCTCTGCGAGCTTGAGCACCCGCGGTGCTAAACGCTACAACTGGTTAGAATGGGATCAACAACAACTGCAGGGCAAGTTCACGAACTACCCGGAGCGTGATCAGATTCCTGAGAACGTCAACGAGCAGTTAGTTGTCGAATTATATTCGAAATAA
- a CDS encoding DNA-directed RNA polymerase subunit alpha, with protein sequence MSILAFQMPDKVVMERADDFHGLFEFKPLEKGYGVTIGNALRRILLSSLEGYAITSVRFPGVLHEFSSIEGVVEDVTEIILNLKMVRFKKVSDMVDNKITVTIKNQSVLKAGDISKFSASFEVLNPDLEICHIDDTRELEMEIYVEKGRGYIPADEPRANELPFGHIPIDAIYTPIKNVRYSVENTRVEQKTDYERLLLDIETDGSIHPEEALKGAATILIQHFMLFSDQTMTFETAKAEEDNVVDEEMLHMRKLLKTPLADLDLSVRAYNCLKSADVKSLGDLVKLEISDMMKFRNFGKKSLTELEQLVAEKNLTFGMDISKYRLDED encoded by the coding sequence ATGTCAATATTAGCGTTCCAAATGCCCGATAAAGTTGTCATGGAGCGAGCTGACGACTTTCACGGGTTGTTTGAGTTCAAGCCACTCGAAAAGGGCTATGGCGTGACCATAGGGAATGCGTTGCGGAGAATTCTGCTGTCATCGCTGGAGGGCTATGCCATCACCAGCGTACGGTTCCCTGGCGTACTGCATGAATTCTCTTCAATAGAAGGCGTCGTTGAGGATGTTACCGAGATCATTCTGAACCTGAAAATGGTGCGGTTCAAGAAGGTTTCGGACATGGTCGACAACAAAATTACCGTTACGATTAAGAATCAGTCGGTGTTAAAGGCTGGTGATATATCTAAATTCTCAGCGTCATTCGAGGTGTTGAATCCCGATCTGGAGATTTGCCACATTGATGATACGCGTGAATTGGAAATGGAAATCTACGTGGAAAAAGGTCGTGGCTATATCCCGGCTGACGAACCACGTGCCAACGAATTGCCGTTCGGTCACATTCCAATCGATGCAATTTACACGCCGATCAAAAACGTACGTTATAGTGTTGAAAACACGCGGGTTGAGCAAAAAACTGACTATGAGCGGTTGCTGCTTGACATTGAAACGGACGGTTCTATTCACCCGGAAGAAGCCCTGAAAGGTGCGGCTACGATCCTGATTCAGCACTTTATGTTATTCTCGGATCAAACGATGACGTTTGAAACCGCGAAAGCTGAGGAAGACAACGTAGTAGATGAAGAAATGCTGCACATGCGGAAGCTGTTAAAGACTCCGCTGGCCGATCTTGATCTGTCCGTACGCGCTTACAACTGTTTGAAATCTGCCGACGTAAAATCACTGGGCGATCTGGTGAAACTGGAGATTTCAGACATGATGAAATTTAGAAACTTCGGTAAGAAGTCGCTGACTGAGCTTGAGCAGTTGGTTGCCGAAAAGAATCTGACCTTCGGCATGGACATTTCCAAATACAGATTAGACGAGGACTAA
- the rplQ gene encoding 50S ribosomal protein L17 has protein sequence MRHGKKNNHLGRTYSHRAAMLSNMASSLILSKRIETTVAKAKELRKYVEPLLTRAKNDSYQNRRVVFSYLQNKETMKELFNVVSDKISNRPGGYTRIIKLGNRIGDNAETCIIELVDFNETLLAAATEDQKATRTRRSRRSAGARKADETAEATPVAEATPAAEAAPAAEAAVPAEEPAAEKAPETPEASAESTDEEAKS, from the coding sequence ATGAGACACGGTAAAAAAAATAATCATCTTGGCAGGACCTATTCACACCGTGCAGCTATGCTGTCGAACATGGCGTCCTCGCTAATTCTGAGCAAGCGTATTGAAACAACGGTTGCGAAGGCGAAAGAGCTGCGGAAATACGTTGAACCGCTGCTGACCCGCGCTAAAAACGATTCGTACCAAAATCGTCGGGTTGTTTTCTCATACCTCCAGAATAAGGAGACGATGAAAGAACTTTTCAACGTTGTTTCAGATAAGATTTCAAATCGCCCGGGTGGCTACACCCGTATCATTAAGCTGGGCAACCGGATTGGTGATAACGCTGAAACCTGTATCATCGAGCTGGTTGACTTCAACGAAACGTTATTAGCAGCAGCTACTGAAGATCAGAAAGCAACCCGTACCCGCCGTAGCCGTCGTAGCGCTGGCGCTCGTAAAGCTGACGAAACTGCTGAAGCTACCCCGGTGGCTGAAGCGACGCCAGCAGCAGAAGCAGCACCGGCGGCCGAAGCGGCTGTTCCGGCCGAAGAGCCAGCGGCAGAGAAAGCTCCGGAGACTCCGGAAGCTTCAGCTGAATCAACGGACGAGGAAGCAAAATCTTAA
- the carA gene encoding glutamine-hydrolyzing carbamoyl-phosphate synthase small subunit, whose amino-acid sequence MKQVQQPAALLVLKDGSVFRGTALGKIGTAGGEICFNTGMTGYQEIYTDPSYYGQVIVNTTSHIGNYGVQYRDEEESGNVTIRGMVCNFFSQIHSRNTADTSLQEYFERANIVGISGIDTRQVVRHIRDKGVMNCIISSEILDPAVLLERLHQIPDMEGLELSSEVSTKKIYEVGDPNVSDFKVAVLDLGIKKSILNNLAGRGAHCRVFPAKTPFEEINAWNPNGYFISNGPGDPAAMPYAVETVKQALETDKPLFGICLGHQILSLASGISTYKMHNGHRGLNHPVKNLITGRCEVTSQNHGFAVRADEVMDNADIELTHVNLNDKTIEGIRRKDRPAFSVQYHPEASPGPHDSRYLFDDFVKLIEVEAR is encoded by the coding sequence ATGAAACAGGTTCAGCAACCAGCTGCTTTATTGGTTTTGAAAGATGGTTCCGTATTTAGAGGAACGGCCCTTGGTAAAATTGGAACGGCGGGTGGCGAAATATGCTTCAACACAGGCATGACTGGCTATCAGGAGATTTATACAGATCCTTCGTATTACGGTCAGGTGATTGTTAACACCACTTCGCACATTGGTAATTACGGAGTGCAATACCGGGATGAAGAAGAGTCGGGTAATGTAACAATCCGGGGAATGGTCTGTAACTTCTTCTCGCAAATTCATTCGCGGAATACGGCTGATACCTCGTTGCAGGAGTACTTTGAACGCGCAAATATCGTCGGGATCAGCGGGATTGATACTCGTCAGGTGGTGCGGCACATTCGGGACAAGGGTGTAATGAACTGCATCATCTCCTCCGAAATTCTGGACCCCGCGGTGTTGCTGGAACGCCTGCACCAGATTCCGGACATGGAAGGACTGGAGCTTTCGTCTGAAGTGAGTACGAAAAAAATATATGAAGTAGGCGATCCGAACGTTTCCGACTTCAAAGTGGCCGTGCTGGATTTGGGCATCAAAAAAAGTATCCTGAATAACCTGGCTGGTCGGGGTGCTCATTGTCGGGTGTTTCCGGCTAAAACGCCCTTTGAAGAGATTAATGCTTGGAACCCGAACGGCTATTTTATCTCGAATGGTCCAGGTGATCCGGCAGCCATGCCGTACGCCGTTGAAACCGTCAAGCAGGCGCTCGAAACCGATAAGCCGCTATTTGGCATTTGCCTGGGCCACCAGATTCTATCACTGGCCAGCGGTATTTCAACCTACAAAATGCACAACGGCCACCGGGGACTCAACCATCCGGTCAAAAACCTGATCACCGGTCGTTGTGAAGTAACATCTCAAAACCACGGTTTTGCGGTGCGGGCTGACGAAGTAATGGACAATGCGGATATTGAACTGACGCACGTCAACCTGAATGATAAAACCATCGAAGGAATTCGTCGGAAAGATCGACCGGCGTTTTCGGTGCAATACCACCCCGAAGCTTCACCGGGGCCGCACGATTCGCGGTACTTGTTCGATGATTTTGTGAAACTCATTGAAGTGGAAGCACGATAA
- a CDS encoding DUF1624 domain-containing protein, whose translation MIPATAPSQSRIASRILSIDVVRGLVMVVMALDHTRDFIHRNGFFYNATDLNTTSPILFFTRWITHFCAPAFVFLAGTSAYLMGRKMSKPQLRFFLITRGLWLIVLEVTVVNLNLWFDVTFSVLALEVIWATGVSMVVLGVLLTVPQNLLLGLGLIILLGHNALDSLSFPAGSALDIIWSILHRPNAIPLSPNQIVFIMYPVLPWIGILIVGYCFGALYSRDVDAEHRRKWLRWIGIASVTAFILIRAINRYGDPAPWSVQKTPLFTLLSFINVTKYPPSLLFALMTLGPVVWLLSALERKRGNWMLFFITYGRVPLFYFIIHFFLVHALSIGLLLLDGVAWSEINFQNRMGGVVPEHGLPLGITYGVWIGVVLIMYPLCEWYGQIKAKSRHPIWSYL comes from the coding sequence ATGATTCCCGCAACTGCCCCTTCACAAAGCCGGATTGCAAGCCGTATCCTAAGCATCGACGTGGTGCGTGGGCTAGTCATGGTCGTTATGGCGTTGGATCATACCCGTGATTTCATTCATCGAAACGGCTTCTTTTACAACGCAACGGATTTAAACACGACCTCCCCGATTCTATTTTTTACGCGCTGGATAACTCATTTTTGCGCCCCCGCCTTTGTCTTTCTGGCCGGCACTTCGGCGTATTTGATGGGCCGTAAAATGAGCAAGCCGCAACTTCGGTTTTTCCTGATTACGCGCGGGCTCTGGCTGATCGTTCTAGAGGTGACGGTTGTAAACCTGAATTTATGGTTTGATGTCACATTTTCCGTTCTGGCGCTGGAAGTCATCTGGGCGACCGGCGTGAGCATGGTGGTTCTGGGCGTGCTGCTGACAGTACCACAAAACCTACTTTTGGGGCTTGGCCTGATTATTTTACTCGGCCATAACGCGCTGGATTCCCTGTCGTTTCCGGCGGGAAGCGCTTTGGATATTATCTGGTCGATACTACACCGGCCAAATGCCATTCCACTATCGCCCAACCAGATCGTGTTCATTATGTATCCTGTACTGCCGTGGATCGGCATTTTGATTGTGGGTTACTGTTTCGGAGCGTTATACAGCCGCGACGTTGATGCGGAGCACCGCAGAAAATGGCTACGTTGGATAGGAATCGCCAGCGTTACCGCGTTTATTTTGATTCGAGCGATAAACCGTTACGGCGATCCGGCGCCGTGGTCGGTACAGAAAACGCCGTTATTTACGCTTCTTTCGTTTATCAACGTTACCAAATATCCTCCGTCGCTACTTTTTGCTTTAATGACTTTAGGACCGGTTGTCTGGCTCTTGAGCGCACTAGAAAGGAAGCGGGGGAACTGGATGTTATTTTTTATCACCTATGGTCGAGTACCGCTTTTCTACTTTATTATACACTTTTTTTTGGTCCACGCGCTGTCAATCGGGTTGCTGCTGTTGGATGGGGTCGCCTGGTCAGAAATCAACTTTCAGAACCGCATGGGGGGCGTTGTACCGGAGCATGGGTTGCCGCTGGGAATAACGTATGGAGTATGGATAGGAGTTGTCCTGATCATGTATCCGCTTTGTGAATGGTACGGACAAATTAAAGCAAAAAGCCGTCACCCCATCTGGAGTTATCTTTGA
- a CDS encoding hybrid sensor histidine kinase/response regulator transcription factor — protein sequence MAQKGLLDLSSYAYHSDKAVALTGQWFFRWNQFTDPVSLVKSPTYFTVPGTWRTYTGNHPLYPRELGHCTYGLRIRLPESNQIWSLRIPPIRTAYKLYVNNQLVALSGQLAPGPATKPWTESKVVSFLIPDQEAFILIHVANYHFAYGGLRKPLQFGNPSVITQDREKSLLFSSSVIGALLIIGLYHLLLYALRPRDKAPLLFGILCLTIALRELFTAETVFFLFFPDVDWALAFKALYSTFPIGIISLTLYLHTLFPTLVSPVVRRIIIVINLTFLALVVSTPATTYAAWATLISPLAVLECGFFLWIAVRAAQLKKEGGLILLCDMALLTFCVLNDILHQSHVIHSFFLLSSSLFIFTICQSLLLAIRFYTSFRKTEALTVELQTANQTIEQTILQRQDAEQRKEMEEMKTHFFSNITHELRTPLTLIISPVEQWLQTLSNPSATLDKTPLQNTLTMVNRNARRLLQLINQLLDLSKLDAGHLKVRELPGNLAAFLDDLVNSFQLTAEAKEIRLHFEPLLIPEQVLFDDDKWGKICSNLVSNALKYTPNGGSVWVRLATEPTGLNGHFALRLSVADTGYGIASDQIPYIFNRFYQGDDSRNRSFEGTGIGLALVKELTDLLNGKLTVESQVGRGTTITATFPVRHPYADHPFLHSPLLTNLHKAEAPIATSPLPTAKISPNAGDQQAPFLLVVEDNDDLRQFIAEHLTGAYRVKTAIDGQEAWQICQKELPDLVISDIMLPVLDGYQFCRLIRQTALTNHIAVILLTAKAAAESKIEGLTAGANDYLTKPFDLLELQLRVDNLLHYQATLRDFYRLQLTKPADAALPVQDHPFLSQLYQTLEKHLDNATLTVDELALEVGMSSRTLNRKLASVLGMTASEFIRNYRLRKSAELLKAGHSVSETAYLVGFESPSYFGQCFKELFALSPSDYIRSVLSEN from the coding sequence GTGGCGCAGAAGGGCCTCCTCGACCTGTCCTCTTACGCCTATCACTCCGACAAGGCGGTGGCCCTTACCGGACAATGGTTTTTTCGCTGGAATCAGTTTACCGACCCGGTCAGTCTCGTCAAAAGCCCAACCTATTTTACCGTCCCCGGCACCTGGCGCACTTACACCGGCAACCACCCCCTTTATCCGCGGGAGTTAGGTCACTGTACGTACGGCCTTCGGATACGGCTTCCGGAATCCAACCAAATCTGGTCGCTGCGAATCCCTCCAATCCGAACGGCCTACAAGCTGTATGTTAACAACCAACTGGTGGCTCTATCGGGGCAATTGGCACCCGGCCCAGCAACGAAACCCTGGACCGAATCAAAAGTGGTTTCCTTTCTAATTCCGGATCAAGAAGCCTTTATTCTGATCCACGTAGCCAATTACCATTTCGCCTACGGCGGACTGCGGAAACCTTTACAATTTGGTAACCCCTCCGTTATAACGCAGGACCGCGAGAAAAGTCTGCTGTTTTCGTCTTCCGTCATTGGCGCCCTTCTCATCATTGGCCTTTATCACCTTCTGCTGTACGCGCTTCGGCCCAGAGACAAGGCTCCATTGTTGTTCGGAATTCTTTGTCTGACGATTGCCTTGCGCGAACTTTTTACGGCCGAGACGGTATTCTTTCTTTTCTTTCCCGACGTTGACTGGGCGCTGGCTTTCAAAGCCTTGTATAGCACTTTTCCGATTGGAATCATTAGCCTGACGCTGTATCTGCACACGTTGTTTCCAACGCTGGTATCGCCCGTTGTCCGGCGAATCATTATTGTTATCAACCTGACCTTTCTGGCGTTGGTGGTATCCACCCCGGCTACCACGTACGCGGCCTGGGCTACTCTGATCAGTCCGCTGGCGGTTTTGGAATGCGGTTTTTTTCTGTGGATCGCCGTCCGGGCGGCACAACTGAAAAAAGAAGGTGGCCTGATTCTCCTCTGCGATATGGCCTTGCTGACGTTTTGCGTTCTCAACGACATCCTCCATCAGTCGCACGTAATTCACAGCTTTTTTTTACTGTCAAGCTCCCTGTTCATTTTTACGATCTGCCAGTCTTTGCTGCTGGCCATTCGGTTTTATACTTCATTCCGCAAAACCGAAGCATTGACGGTTGAACTACAAACGGCCAATCAAACCATTGAGCAAACCATTTTGCAACGACAGGACGCCGAGCAGCGCAAGGAAATGGAGGAAATGAAAACCCACTTTTTCTCGAACATTACCCACGAATTGCGAACACCGCTCACGCTGATTATTTCGCCCGTTGAACAGTGGCTCCAGACGCTTAGCAACCCTTCCGCAACGTTGGACAAAACTCCGTTGCAGAATACGCTGACGATGGTCAACCGCAACGCCCGCCGATTGTTGCAGTTGATCAATCAGTTACTGGACTTGTCGAAGCTGGATGCGGGTCATCTGAAAGTCCGCGAATTGCCGGGGAATCTAGCTGCTTTTCTGGATGATTTGGTCAATTCCTTTCAACTGACGGCGGAAGCGAAAGAGATCCGGTTGCATTTTGAACCCCTATTAATACCGGAACAAGTTCTGTTTGATGACGACAAATGGGGCAAAATCTGCTCCAACCTTGTTTCCAACGCCTTGAAGTATACGCCCAACGGGGGCAGCGTCTGGGTACGACTGGCAACCGAGCCGACAGGATTAAACGGTCATTTTGCGTTACGTCTGTCGGTAGCTGATACCGGTTATGGCATTGCTTCGGACCAGATACCGTATATTTTCAATCGTTTTTACCAAGGTGACGATTCCCGAAACCGGTCTTTTGAAGGAACCGGTATCGGCCTGGCGCTGGTCAAAGAATTAACAGATTTGCTCAACGGAAAATTAACCGTCGAAAGTCAGGTTGGCCGGGGTACAACCATTACCGCAACGTTTCCTGTTCGCCATCCTTACGCCGACCATCCGTTTCTGCATTCTCCGCTGCTCACCAATTTGCACAAAGCTGAAGCGCCGATCGCTACCAGTCCGCTTCCTACGGCTAAAATTTCGCCAAACGCCGGGGACCAGCAAGCCCCCTTTTTGCTGGTTGTTGAAGATAATGATGATCTACGCCAATTCATTGCTGAGCATCTCACTGGCGCCTATCGGGTAAAAACCGCTATCGACGGGCAGGAAGCCTGGCAAATCTGCCAGAAGGAGTTACCAGATCTGGTAATAAGTGACATTATGCTGCCGGTTCTGGATGGCTATCAATTCTGCCGCCTTATCCGGCAAACCGCCCTAACCAATCACATTGCCGTTATTCTTCTCACGGCAAAAGCCGCGGCAGAAAGTAAGATTGAAGGATTGACTGCGGGTGCCAATGATTACCTAACCAAACCCTTTGACCTGCTTGAATTGCAGCTTCGAGTGGATAACCTATTGCATTATCAGGCCACATTACGCGATTTTTATCGTTTGCAACTGACCAAACCGGCCGATGCCGCTCTCCCGGTACAGGACCACCCTTTTTTGAGCCAGCTTTATCAGACTCTTGAAAAACACCTCGACAATGCGACTTTAACCGTTGACGAATTAGCCCTGGAAGTGGGCATGAGTTCGCGCACCCTAAACCGTAAACTGGCTTCAGTATTGGGCATGACGGCGAGCGAGTTTATTCGCAACTACCGGTTACGCAAATCCGCCGAATTGCTAAAAGCCGGCCATTCCGTATCCGAAACGGCTTATCTGGTTGGTTTTGAGAGCCCTTCGTACTTTGGCCAGTGCTTCAAGGAACTATTTGCCTTATCTCCCAGCGACTATATCCGTAGTGTCTTGTCTGAAAATTAA
- the eno gene encoding phosphopyruvate hydratase, which yields MSIIQSIHARQILDSRGNPTVEVDVRTENGFLGRAAVPSGASTGSHEAVELRDDDPKRYVGKGVLKAVQNVNELIFPELVGSSVFDQTLIDRIMIELDGTSNKGKLGANAILGVSMAIAKAAAQEAGLPLYRYIGGVNANTLPVPMMNILNGGSHADNSIDFQEFMVMPVGAPTFSEALRWGTEVFHSLKKVLKGKGMSTNVGDEGGFAPNIPSNEEAIQIILQAIEKAGYRPGQDIYIAMDAAASEFYEAESGVYHFKKSTGDKLSSSEMANYWKEWVEKYPIISIEDGMAEDDWNGWKQQTELIGKKTQLVGDDLFVTNVTRLQQGIDQGIANAVLVKVNQIGSLTETINTVNLAKRNSYKNIMSHRSGETEDATIADLAVALNTGQIKTGSASRSDRMAKYNQLLRIEEELGDTAYFPGINM from the coding sequence ATGAGTATTATTCAGTCCATTCATGCCAGACAGATTCTGGATTCGAGAGGCAACCCAACCGTGGAAGTCGATGTTCGTACCGAAAACGGGTTTCTGGGCCGGGCGGCCGTTCCGTCAGGGGCCTCAACCGGCTCACACGAAGCCGTCGAATTGCGCGACGATGATCCGAAACGGTATGTGGGCAAGGGCGTATTGAAGGCCGTTCAGAACGTCAATGAACTGATTTTTCCGGAATTGGTTGGGTCATCCGTGTTTGATCAGACCCTGATTGACCGGATTATGATTGAACTGGATGGTACTTCCAATAAAGGAAAGCTGGGTGCCAACGCCATTCTGGGTGTATCGATGGCCATTGCCAAAGCCGCTGCGCAGGAAGCCGGTCTGCCGTTGTACCGGTACATCGGTGGCGTCAACGCCAACACTCTGCCGGTTCCGATGATGAACATCCTGAACGGAGGTAGCCACGCTGACAACTCCATCGACTTCCAGGAATTCATGGTTATGCCGGTTGGCGCACCGACGTTCTCAGAAGCGCTGCGCTGGGGAACGGAAGTGTTCCACTCGCTGAAAAAAGTTCTGAAAGGCAAAGGCATGTCCACCAACGTGGGTGATGAAGGTGGCTTTGCCCCGAACATCCCGTCGAACGAAGAAGCCATCCAGATCATTCTGCAAGCCATCGAGAAAGCGGGATACCGGCCCGGTCAGGATATTTACATTGCCATGGATGCCGCTGCGTCGGAGTTCTACGAGGCAGAGTCAGGAGTATACCACTTCAAAAAATCGACGGGTGACAAGTTGAGCTCGTCCGAAATGGCAAACTACTGGAAAGAATGGGTTGAGAAATATCCGATTATTTCCATCGAAGACGGTATGGCCGAAGACGACTGGAACGGCTGGAAACAACAGACCGAACTGATTGGCAAGAAAACCCAGCTGGTGGGCGACGACCTGTTCGTAACGAACGTAACCCGTTTGCAGCAGGGCATCGACCAGGGAATTGCCAACGCCGTTCTGGTGAAGGTAAACCAGATCGGTTCGCTGACGGAAACCATCAACACCGTTAACCTAGCGAAACGCAATTCATACAAAAACATCATGTCGCACCGCTCCGGCGAAACCGAAGACGCGACCATTGCCGACCTGGCCGTTGCGTTGAATACCGGTCAGATCAAAACGGGTTCCGCTTCCCGTTCGGATCGGATGGCGAAATACAACCAGTTGCTGCGAATCGAGGAGGAACTCGGTGATACCGCTTACTTCCCCGGCATCAACATGTAA
- a CDS encoding FtsB family cell division protein, with amino-acid sequence MFNKILRIAKNFYVATGLGLFIWMAFFDTNDIISQFKNSMKLRDLEADRVYYDEKIAEVEEQRKSLLGNTRLQEKYARENYFMKKPNEDVYVLVDEKNELLEK; translated from the coding sequence ATGTTCAACAAAATCCTCCGAATCGCCAAGAATTTCTATGTAGCCACCGGCTTGGGTTTGTTCATCTGGATGGCGTTTTTTGACACCAACGACATTATTTCGCAATTCAAGAACAGTATGAAATTGCGGGATCTGGAAGCCGATCGGGTGTACTATGACGAGAAAATCGCGGAAGTGGAAGAGCAGCGTAAGTCATTGCTGGGCAATACCCGCTTGCAGGAGAAGTACGCCCGCGAAAACTACTTCATGAAAAAGCCCAATGAAGACGTTTACGTGTTGGTCGATGAGAAAAACGAATTGTTAGAAAAATAA
- a CDS encoding low molecular weight protein-tyrosine-phosphatase, with amino-acid sequence MINVLFVCLGNICRSPLAEGVFKHFIKERGLEASIQCDSAGTSSYHIGDLPDRRTRENALEHGIKLTHRARRLAGEDLSTFDYLVAMDESNYEAIQYFSHRSTGLYSEDNTVLLREFDPLPDNSSGGLNVPDPYYEDAAVFEQVYQIVHRSCENLLNYLIEQHQLQPQPDPQIRE; translated from the coding sequence ATGATTAACGTCCTCTTTGTTTGTTTGGGTAACATTTGCCGATCCCCGCTGGCGGAGGGAGTCTTTAAACACTTCATTAAAGAGCGGGGTCTGGAGGCATCGATCCAGTGCGACTCCGCCGGTACATCTTCCTACCACATCGGTGATCTGCCCGACCGCCGAACCCGCGAAAATGCCCTCGAACACGGTATTAAGCTGACCCACCGTGCCCGCCGGCTGGCCGGGGAAGACCTCTCGACGTTTGATTACCTGGTGGCTATGGACGAATCAAATTACGAAGCCATTCAGTATTTTAGCCATCGCAGTACCGGCCTTTACAGCGAAGACAATACCGTTCTGCTGCGGGAATTCGATCCGTTGCCGGATAACAGCTCGGGCGGTTTGAACGTACCGGACCCGTATTACGAAGACGCTGCGGTTTTTGAACAGGTCTACCAGATCGTTCACCGAAGCTGCGAAAACTTGCTCAACTACCTGATTGAACAGCACCAGCTACAGCCGCAGCCCGATCCGCAAATCCGTGAATAA